The Treponema sp. J25 genome includes the window TCCCTGTTTGTAGCGGGGGTACCGTTCGGTGAAAATCTTCCCTGTTAATAGATGTACCAACACCGACTCATTCACCGTTCCCCGGGAACGGGTATCGATGAGACGTCCCTGACGGATAATACTGACATAGTCCCCAATGCGGCAAATTTCATCGATCCGGTGAGATACATAGAGCACACTGGTTCCCTGTTGGGTAAGTCGTTTAATAATGGTAAAAAGAATGGCCCGTTCCGGTTCCGCGAGGGCTGCGGATGGTTCGTCAAAGGCTACCAGTTTCCAGGCTTTTACACAGGATCGGGCCGCGGCAAGGAGCTGCCGCTGGGCATAACCGAGCTTTCGAACCGGTACATTCACGTCCAGATCGATGGAAAGCTCTTTTAAAAGTCGGCGGGCTTGCTGGATCATCCGGGGAATATCAATGGCTCCCAAGAGAGTGCGGGGATAATTATCAAAAAAGAGATTTTCCGCTACTGAAAGATTTTCAAAGAGCTGTACATCCTGGCCAATAAAAAGGATTCCTGCTTTTCGGGCATCGGTGATATCCCGGGGAGCGTACGGCCTGTTGCAAAATCGCATGCTTCCAGAATCTGGTCTTTCTATACCGCACAATAGATGAAGGAATTTCGTTTTTCCTGACCCATTTTCTCCAACGAGAACATGAACAGATCCTGGATACAGGGAGAGGGAAAGCTCTCTTAAGGAAAAATCCTCATTAATTTTTTTAGAGAGTCCCTCTACCACAAAGAGTGGTTCTTGAACGTTCATGGGGTCCCCTCGTAAATGTCAATAGTAGTAAACAGTTTAATATTGGCATTGAATAAATGTTGTTTTACCTCATCCGAAACATGACGATCCGTGACCATTATATCACCACTTCGGGCTTTACCGAAAGAAAAAAAAGCGTTCTTATAAAATCCCTCTGCCTCACAGAGAATAACCAGTTCCCCAGTTCGTTGGCGAGCAGAACGAATGAGAAGGGCCTTTTCCTGGGTGGTGACCGATAAATCAAGATCCCGTGAAACTCCATCGACTTCTACAAAAACCCGATCCACATGGAAACGTTCAAGATCATCCAGGGTAAGGGTCCCGTATACAGCCTGGTCTTGTCCGGAGACCTCACCGCCTAAAAGAACGCAGCGATTTTTCTGAGTAGCACTGATTTCTCCCGCAATGACGATATCGTTGGTAAGCACCGTAATCTGGGAGAATTGAAAAAGAAAGCGGGCAAGCTGTCGGGTAAGATTTCCCGCTAAAAGTAAAATAAACTCCCCTTCCTGGATAAGACGGGAAGCAATTTTTCCAATTTCACTGTATTCGGTGGTTCCCGTTCCCGGTCGAGTGGATACCAGGGAGACCGAATCAGTAAGAATTGCCCCTCCGTGGGTTCGCAGAAGAAACCCTTCCTGTTCGAGCTTTTCCAGATCCCGCCGGATCGTCACTTCCGATACGTTGAGCAACTCCCGAAGGGTCTTTACATCTACCTGTTGGTGTTCCCGCAGGTACTTTTGTATCAGATTGATCCGTTCAATAGCGAACATGTAGGTACTATACACCGGTATTTCAAGAAGGGCAACGAGAAAGGGAAAAAACTCAAGAAAGAGGTTAGGCGGGACTCCTCTTTTTCGATTTTTTGTGAAAAACGAGCCTTTAATTGCGATGATAGCTCCTGAAAAACGGGGCAGGCGCATTTCATTTTTGCAAAAAATTATCTTTCAAAACCAGTCTTCCACAGACTGTATAGTCGTAAGGCTTTTTGGGGAAAGCTATTGAACCATGCCCTGAAAATGTAATCGTACACGCAAATTTTTCTTGACAGATTGAAAAAGCAAGTGTACGATTCATTCATAAACGAAAGTATTCGACCATTATGTGTACGTATACAATTGTTCTAAACGGTCGAATACAAAACTTTATACAAAGGAGTGGAGGTATGAAGAAACTCGGTAGTATCAGCCTTGCCCTGGTCCTCATCGTGGCATTGGGTTTTGTGGCCTGCGGTAAGGGGGGACAGGCAGGGGGTAAGAAGACCCTCTTTGTAGGGATCGCCATGCCCACCCAATCGTCCCAGCGCTGGATCCAGGATGGGGGTAACATGAAGAAGATCCTGGAAAGCCGGGGGTATAAGGTGGATCTCCAGTATGCGGAAGATAACATCGATGCTCAGATTGCCCAATTGGAGAATATGATTACCAAGGGAGTGAACTGTCTCGTAATCGCCTCTATCGATGGTGAATCCCTTACTAATGTTCTTAAAAAAGCGGCGGCTGCAAAGATCCCGGTTATCGCCTATGATCGGCTGATTCGCAATACTCCCCATGTGGACTATTATGCTACTTTTGATAACTACAAGGTTGGGGTCCAACAGGGAAGCTACATCGTAGAAAAGCTGGGCCTTAAAGAAGGAAAGGGACCCTATAACATCGAAATTTTTGCCGGTTCTCCTGACGATAACAATGCCTACTTCTTCTACAATGGCGCGATGGATCAGCTAAAGCCCTATATCGAAAAAGGCCAACTGGTGGTTCGCTCTGGTCAGATTGAATTTGCTAAGGTAGCGACCCTCCGCTGGGATGGGGCTACCGCCCAGCAGCGGATGGATAACATTCTTACGGCCTATTACACCAATGCTAAGTTGGATGCGGTACTTTCTCCGTATGACGGAATTTCCATTGGAGTCCTTTCTGCCCTTAAGAGCGTGGGGTATGGACGGGGTGGTAAAAAGCTTCCCATTGTAACCGGTCAGGATGCGGAGATTCCTTCGGTTAAATCGATTATTGCGGGTGAACAGGCTCATACCATCTTTAAGGATACCCGGGTTCTAGCAGAAAAGGCGGCGGATATGGTTGATGCGGTGCTCCAGGGGAAACCAGCCCCCGTGAATGATACTACTACCTATAACAATGGGGTGAAAGTAGTTCCCTCGTATCTCTGTGAGCCCGTTTCGGTGGATATCACCAACTATAAAGAGGTTCTTATTGGAAGCGGGTATTACACGGAAGACCAGTTAAAGTAACTCTTTGATAGTCCCCGACCTGAAAATGGTTGGGGAAGCCCCTGCTGGTAACAATTGTACTGGCAGGGGATTCTTTTCTGTACTACAGTATAAGGTGAAATCGATGGCACAGCCGATTCTGGAAATGAAACACATCACCAAAGATTTTATCGGGGTGCGAGCCTTAAGTGATGTGAGTTTTACCGTATTCGATGATGAAATCCATGCCTTAGTAGGCGAAAATGGGGCCGGTAAATCGACCCTGATGAAAATCGTCAGTGGGGTATATCCCCATGGTTCCTATGAAGGGGCCTTTTATTTTAAAGGGGAAGAATGCAAATTTCGAGATATTAAGGATAGCGAAGCCGCGGGGATTGTCATCATTCACCAGGAATTAGCCCTTATCCCCTATCTTTCAATAGCAGAAAATATCTTTTTAGGAAATGAACGGGCAAAGCAGGGAATTATCGACTGGGATGATACGATCGTAGAAGCTAAGAAACTTCTTAAAAAGGTGGGGCTTCTGGAAAACCCCAACACCCTTATTGCTGATATTGGGGTGGGAAAGCAACAACTGGTAGAAATTGCCAAGGCCCTTTCCAAGAATGTGCGACTTTTAATCTTAGATGAGCCTACTGCTGCCCTCAATGATGAAGAAAGTAATAAGTTGCTGGATCTTCTTCTTGAATTAAAGAATCACGGAGTTACGAGTATTCTTATTTCCCATAAATTGAACGAAGTTACCCGAGTGGCCGACCGAATAACGGTGCTCCGGGATGGCAAGGTTATTGAAACATTAAGAAATAGCGAAGGAGAAGTAAACGAGGACCGCATTATTAAAAGCATGGTAGGTCGGGAAATTGTGGATCGCTACCCTGCTCGTCATGTGACCATTGGAGAGGAAGTGTTTAGGGTCGAGGGGCTCACCGTGTACGATCCTACAAATGAAGAACGGGCCGTCATAAAGAATGTGAGTTTTTATTTGAGAAAAGGCGAAGTAGTAGGTTTTGCGGGTCTTATGGGAGCAGGTAGGACGGAAATTGCGATGAGTATTTTTGGGCGTTCCTACGGGGTACATCATCAAGGTACACTATATAAAAATGGTAAGAAAATTACGGTCCATACCGTCAGCGATGCGATTCGGGAGGGAATTGCCTACGTTACGGAAGATAGAAAAAACTATGGCCTTGTGCTCATTAATGATATTCGTACTAATATTTCTCTTTCGAGTCTTAAGAGTATCAGTCGGGCTGGCGTAATCGACGAAGAAAAAGAAACAACCCTGGCTGGACAATTCCGGGATTCCCTCAAAATTAAGTGTGCAGGCCTTGATCAACGGGTAGAGAACCTCTCCGGTGGAAACCAGCAAAAGGTTGTTTTGGGAAAATGGATCATGGCAAATCCGGATGTGCTCATCCTGGATGAACCTACCCGGGGTATCGATGTGGGAGCGAAGTACGAAATTTATACGATTATTAATCGGCTTGCCGCAGAGGGAAAGGCTATTTTAATGATTTCTTCGGAAATGCCTGAACTCCTGGGCATGTGCGATCGGATTTATGTAGTAACCGAAGGGGAAATTGCAGGAGAACTTTCCCGCGAGATGGCAAGCCAAGAAAACATCATGAAAATTATTATGGCACATCAACGACGTGAACGACAAAGCCTGGCAGGATAGGGGAGGATAACAGAATATGGGAAGTGTCACATCATTTTTTAAGAGTAATGTTCGTCAGTATGGGATGGTTATTGCCCTCTTATTCATCATGGTTTTTTTCCAGATCCTGACAGGGGGTATCCTCTTTAAACCCATGAATGTGACGAACCTGGTGTTGCAGAATAGCTATGTGCTCATCCTGGGAGTGGGCATGCTCCTCTGTATTGTTACCGGTAATGTAGACCTATCGGTGGGTTCGGTGGTCGCCTTCGTAGGGGCTGTCTCGGCGGTCCTTATGATTGATATGGGACTTCCCGTCCCACTTGGGGTGACCATTACGCTCCTTATTGGTCTAGCGGTTGGTTCGTTTCATGGTTTTTTTATTGCCTTTTTACGGATTCCTCCTTTTATTGTAACCCTGGCGGGGATGCTTATCTTCCGGGGGCTTACCATGGTTATCCTAAAAGGTCAGACCAAGGCCCCCTTTGATAAGTCGATTCAGAATATAGCGGCGGGTTATCTTCCAGGGGATTGGCAAATTGGGGGGCTCAATGCAATTGCGGTTCTTATTGGAATCCTTCTTTCTATTGCCTTTGTGATTAGTCAGTTGTACAACCGGGCGAAAAAGAAGCGGTACGATTTTGAAGTGCTTCCCCTGGGATTGGAATTGTTGAAAATTATTTTAGTGGTGGTGGCAATTAATGCCCTTACGATTAACCTGGCGGCCTATAATGGGATACCTATTATTCTGATTGTTCTTTTTGTATTGATTTCTTTATACACTTTTATTACGAAGAAAACGGTAGCGGGCCGTCATATTTATGCTCTGGGGGGTAACGAAAAGGCTGCCCGATTGTCGGGG containing:
- a CDS encoding sugar ABC transporter ATP-binding protein — its product is MNVQEPLFVVEGLSKKINEDFSLRELSLSLYPGSVHVLVGENGSGKTKFLHLLCGIERPDSGSMRFCNRPYAPRDITDARKAGILFIGQDVQLFENLSVAENLFFDNYPRTLLGAIDIPRMIQQARRLLKELSIDLDVNVPVRKLGYAQRQLLAAARSCVKAWKLVAFDEPSAALAEPERAILFTIIKRLTQQGTSVLYVSHRIDEICRIGDYVSIIRQGRLIDTRSRGTVNESVLVHLLTGKIFTERYPRYKQGRGAPLLEVQNLSCGALLKNISFTVHVGEILGITGLMGSGRTLLAHCLVGDVPGSSGRLLLSGQEVHFSSPEEALQYGVALIPEDRNENAILHHQDLTLNMTIAALPQYQTVTGLHNATLYKNIKKYAERIGLRSIKPEDIPDTYSGGNQQKVTLARWIAKRARIYIMDEPTRGIDVSSKVDIYNVMADIAAKGGAIILFSSDLEEILGMCDRILILTEGRMIGPIPKEEASQEMILRLATSGT
- a CDS encoding DeoR/GlpR family DNA-binding transcription regulator; amino-acid sequence: MFAIERINLIQKYLREHQQVDVKTLRELLNVSEVTIRRDLEKLEQEGFLLRTHGGAILTDSVSLVSTRPGTGTTEYSEIGKIASRLIQEGEFILLLAGNLTRQLARFLFQFSQITVLTNDIVIAGEISATQKNRCVLLGGEVSGQDQAVYGTLTLDDLERFHVDRVFVEVDGVSRDLDLSVTTQEKALLIRSARQRTGELVILCEAEGFYKNAFFSFGKARSGDIMVTDRHVSDEVKQHLFNANIKLFTTIDIYEGTP
- the chvE gene encoding multiple monosaccharide ABC transporter substrate-binding protein gives rise to the protein MKKLGSISLALVLIVALGFVACGKGGQAGGKKTLFVGIAMPTQSSQRWIQDGGNMKKILESRGYKVDLQYAEDNIDAQIAQLENMITKGVNCLVIASIDGESLTNVLKKAAAAKIPVIAYDRLIRNTPHVDYYATFDNYKVGVQQGSYIVEKLGLKEGKGPYNIEIFAGSPDDNNAYFFYNGAMDQLKPYIEKGQLVVRSGQIEFAKVATLRWDGATAQQRMDNILTAYYTNAKLDAVLSPYDGISIGVLSALKSVGYGRGGKKLPIVTGQDAEIPSVKSIIAGEQAHTIFKDTRVLAEKAADMVDAVLQGKPAPVNDTTTYNNGVKVVPSYLCEPVSVDITNYKEVLIGSGYYTEDQLK
- the mmsA gene encoding multiple monosaccharide ABC transporter ATP-binding protein translates to MAQPILEMKHITKDFIGVRALSDVSFTVFDDEIHALVGENGAGKSTLMKIVSGVYPHGSYEGAFYFKGEECKFRDIKDSEAAGIVIIHQELALIPYLSIAENIFLGNERAKQGIIDWDDTIVEAKKLLKKVGLLENPNTLIADIGVGKQQLVEIAKALSKNVRLLILDEPTAALNDEESNKLLDLLLELKNHGVTSILISHKLNEVTRVADRITVLRDGKVIETLRNSEGEVNEDRIIKSMVGREIVDRYPARHVTIGEEVFRVEGLTVYDPTNEERAVIKNVSFYLRKGEVVGFAGLMGAGRTEIAMSIFGRSYGVHHQGTLYKNGKKITVHTVSDAIREGIAYVTEDRKNYGLVLINDIRTNISLSSLKSISRAGVIDEEKETTLAGQFRDSLKIKCAGLDQRVENLSGGNQQKVVLGKWIMANPDVLILDEPTRGIDVGAKYEIYTIINRLAAEGKAILMISSEMPELLGMCDRIYVVTEGEIAGELSREMASQENIMKIIMAHQRRERQSLAG
- the mmsB gene encoding multiple monosaccharide ABC transporter permease translates to MGSVTSFFKSNVRQYGMVIALLFIMVFFQILTGGILFKPMNVTNLVLQNSYVLILGVGMLLCIVTGNVDLSVGSVVAFVGAVSAVLMIDMGLPVPLGVTITLLIGLAVGSFHGFFIAFLRIPPFIVTLAGMLIFRGLTMVILKGQTKAPFDKSIQNIAAGYLPGDWQIGGLNAIAVLIGILLSIAFVISQLYNRAKKKRYDFEVLPLGLELLKIILVVVAINALTINLAAYNGIPIILIVLFVLISLYTFITKKTVAGRHIYALGGNEKAARLSGVKTQRVMFWVYANMGLLSAIAGLVVAGRLNAATPKAGTGFELDAIAACFIGGASASGGIGTVVGTIVGGLVMGVLNNGMSIMGVSVDWQQTIKGLVLLAAVCFDVYTKSRSSSR